One genomic segment of Pelagerythrobacter marensis includes these proteins:
- a CDS encoding phosphatase PAP2 family protein, which translates to MSGSTHDRRPLPAKSVRLPERGFAVDRRKALAAGLLCWLGFALVVWLVASGHAGGFDRAGLLLARTGDQLGLPGSTHVSEIVRDITALGGVFQRNLFAAGAFAVLWFLRLRREAVLFAFTVVAGWLVNSGLKLLVGRERPQIVPHLMETTGLSFPSGHSFNAAVVYIAMALAFAALGRRHPVRYLVIAGAMGLAALVAWSRVLLGVHFPTDVLAGWLGGAGWAFLAAALLYRPAKAAAASAEP; encoded by the coding sequence ATGAGCGGCTCCACGCACGACCGGCGACCTCTGCCCGCCAAGAGCGTTCGTCTGCCCGAGCGTGGATTTGCCGTTGATCGGCGCAAGGCGCTGGCAGCGGGTCTGTTGTGCTGGCTCGGCTTCGCTCTCGTTGTCTGGCTTGTGGCAAGCGGCCATGCGGGCGGCTTCGACCGGGCGGGCCTTCTCCTCGCCCGCACGGGCGACCAGCTCGGCCTGCCCGGGTCGACCCACGTGAGCGAGATCGTGCGCGATATCACTGCGCTGGGCGGCGTGTTCCAGCGCAATCTTTTTGCCGCCGGAGCGTTTGCCGTGTTGTGGTTTCTGCGCCTGCGCCGCGAAGCGGTATTGTTCGCATTCACGGTGGTCGCGGGATGGCTGGTCAACAGCGGCCTGAAACTGCTTGTCGGGCGCGAACGGCCGCAGATCGTGCCGCACCTGATGGAAACGACGGGGCTCAGCTTCCCCTCGGGCCACAGTTTCAACGCCGCGGTCGTCTATATCGCGATGGCCCTCGCCTTCGCCGCACTCGGCCGGCGGCATCCTGTGCGCTACCTGGTTATCGCCGGGGCGATGGGCCTCGCCGCGCTGGTGGCGTGGAGCCGGGTTTTGCTGGGCGTGCACTTCCCGACCGATGTGCTCGCCGGTTGGCTGGGCGGTGCGGGCTGGGCGTTCCTTGCGGCGGCCCTGCTCTATCGCCCTGCGAAGGCGGCAGCAGCTAGCGCGGAACCATAG
- a CDS encoding cryptochrome/photolyase family protein yields MTSPQIVWLRRDLRLADQPAFHAAAQAGPVIPVFVLDEGAPGDHAPGGAARWWLHHSLADLGSTLARHRSRLILRRGDAVQHLATIAGATGAQTIHAVRHYEPWWQDAESRLGAETDLVLHDGNYLAPPGFVTTGAGDPYKIYTPFAKAMLAEMPPRACLPEPERIALPDEWPDSDDLADWNLLPNAPDWAGGLRSFWQVGERAAQARLERWGDAVAGYHDRRNLPSEDGSSRLSPHLHWGEISPVQVWHALKSRRGEGWATFAKELLWRDYAQNVICQFPGYGCESHREGLDEIWRNPNRGHLIAEDLRAWQQGRTGYPIVDAGMRQLWQTGWMHNRVRMICASFLVKHLLIDWRFGERWYWDCLVDADYANNAVNWQWIAGTGVDSNMFPRIMAPLSQSGKFDAAGYIREYVPELADFDDERIHDPPDEVRGAYPPKIIGHREARERALEAYRAAKA; encoded by the coding sequence ATGACCTCGCCGCAGATCGTGTGGCTGCGGCGCGATTTGCGCCTGGCCGATCAGCCCGCCTTCCACGCCGCGGCGCAGGCTGGGCCGGTCATCCCAGTTTTCGTGCTCGACGAGGGAGCGCCGGGCGATCATGCGCCGGGCGGTGCCGCCCGCTGGTGGCTGCACCACTCGCTTGCCGATCTGGGCAGTACGCTCGCCCGGCATCGCTCGCGCCTGATCCTGCGCCGCGGCGATGCAGTGCAGCACCTCGCCACTATTGCCGGGGCGACGGGCGCGCAGACGATCCACGCCGTTCGCCACTACGAACCGTGGTGGCAGGATGCCGAAAGCCGGCTGGGCGCGGAAACCGATCTTGTCCTGCATGATGGCAACTACCTCGCTCCTCCGGGGTTCGTGACTACGGGCGCGGGCGATCCCTACAAGATCTACACCCCGTTCGCGAAGGCCATGCTGGCCGAAATGCCGCCGCGCGCCTGCCTGCCCGAACCGGAGCGGATCGCGCTGCCGGACGAATGGCCCGACAGCGACGATCTGGCAGACTGGAACCTCCTGCCGAATGCGCCCGATTGGGCCGGCGGCCTGCGGTCGTTCTGGCAGGTCGGGGAGCGGGCGGCGCAGGCCCGGCTCGAACGGTGGGGCGACGCCGTTGCCGGCTATCACGACAGGCGCAACCTGCCATCCGAAGACGGGTCTTCGCGATTGTCGCCGCACTTGCACTGGGGCGAGATCTCGCCCGTGCAGGTCTGGCACGCGCTGAAGAGCCGGCGCGGGGAGGGCTGGGCGACGTTCGCGAAGGAACTGCTGTGGCGCGACTATGCGCAGAACGTCATCTGCCAGTTCCCCGGCTATGGGTGCGAAAGCCATCGCGAAGGGCTGGACGAAATCTGGCGCAATCCGAACCGCGGGCATCTGATCGCGGAGGACTTGCGTGCATGGCAGCAGGGGCGGACCGGCTATCCGATCGTCGATGCCGGAATGCGGCAGTTGTGGCAGACCGGATGGATGCACAACCGCGTGCGGATGATCTGCGCCAGCTTCCTGGTGAAGCACCTGCTGATCGACTGGCGCTTCGGGGAGCGGTGGTACTGGGACTGCCTTGTCGATGCCGACTACGCCAACAACGCGGTCAACTGGCAATGGATCGCCGGCACGGGGGTGGACAGCAACATGTTCCCCCGCATCATGGCCCCGTTGAGCCAGAGCGGGAAGTTCGACGCGGCGGGCTATATCCGCGAATATGTGCCCGAACTCGCCGATTTTGACGACGAGCGGATCCACGATCCGCCAGACGAAGTGCGCGGCGCCTATCCGCCGAAGATCATCGGCCACCGCGAGGCGCGCGAGCGGGCGCTGGAGGCCTATCGCGCGGCGAAAGCCTAG
- a CDS encoding SAM-dependent methyltransferase yields the protein MKAEGLGRGETLLTGGARFERSPGLLARLFAPGFHKILDRVDAGLERGSITGHLPDGSTRLLGGRAPGFEAEVILHDWRAVMRLATNGSIGWYQAWEAGEWDSPDPVPLFALFMDNGDALGDTGRARGPFRWAARAAHWMNRNTHEGAARNIHAHYDLGNDFYAPWLDPTMSYSSAIWAEGDDLEAAQRRKWARLAERVGTPRSVLEIGCGWGSLSHHLAQAGANVVGISLSDEQLAWARERHDPAIDFRHQDYRDVDEQFDAIVSVEMVEAVGREFWPSYFDCIARCLKPGGRAAIQFISMKDSLFEAYARSADFIQAYIFPGGLLIRTKEFERLARERGLRWADCESFGQDYARTLKAWRKRFDDAVAEGNLPAAFDERFRRLWRYYLMYCEGGFRGGGIDVHQVTLVKEG from the coding sequence ATGAAGGCGGAGGGGCTAGGCAGGGGCGAAACCCTTCTGACAGGCGGCGCACGGTTCGAGCGCAGCCCGGGCCTGCTCGCCCGCCTGTTTGCGCCGGGATTTCATAAAATTCTCGATCGCGTCGATGCGGGGCTGGAACGGGGATCGATCACCGGCCACTTGCCCGACGGTTCGACCCGCCTGCTTGGCGGGCGGGCCCCCGGTTTCGAGGCGGAAGTTATCTTGCATGACTGGCGCGCGGTGATGCGGCTGGCCACCAATGGCTCCATCGGATGGTATCAGGCGTGGGAAGCGGGCGAGTGGGACAGCCCCGACCCGGTTCCGCTGTTCGCCCTGTTCATGGACAATGGCGATGCGCTGGGCGACACCGGTCGCGCGCGCGGCCCGTTCCGCTGGGCGGCGCGGGCCGCGCACTGGATGAACCGCAATACGCACGAAGGCGCGGCACGCAACATTCACGCGCATTACGACCTCGGCAACGATTTCTACGCCCCCTGGCTCGACCCCACGATGAGCTATTCCAGCGCGATATGGGCTGAGGGTGACGATCTGGAAGCGGCTCAGCGGCGTAAATGGGCACGGCTGGCCGAACGGGTCGGGACGCCCCGATCGGTGCTGGAAATCGGGTGCGGCTGGGGCAGTCTTTCGCACCATTTGGCGCAGGCGGGCGCCAATGTGGTCGGGATAAGCCTGTCCGACGAGCAACTGGCCTGGGCGCGCGAACGGCACGATCCGGCGATCGATTTTCGCCATCAGGATTACCGCGACGTCGATGAACAGTTCGACGCCATCGTCAGCGTTGAGATGGTGGAGGCTGTCGGCCGCGAGTTCTGGCCCAGCTATTTCGATTGCATTGCCCGCTGCCTGAAACCCGGCGGCCGCGCGGCGATCCAGTTCATTTCGATGAAGGACAGCCTGTTCGAAGCTTATGCCCGGAGCGCTGATTTCATCCAGGCCTATATCTTCCCCGGCGGACTGCTGATCCGCACGAAGGAATTCGAACGTCTGGCGCGCGAACGCGGGTTGCGCTGGGCCGACTGCGAATCTTTCGGACAGGATTATGCTCGCACGCTGAAGGCGTGGCGCAAACGGTTCGACGATGCGGTCGCCGAAGGGAACCTGCCCGCAGCGTTCGACGAGCGATTCCGGCGCTTGTGGCGTTACTATCTGATGTATTGCGAAGGCGGGTTCCGTGGCGGCGGGATCGATGTTCACCAGGTCACACTGGTCAAGGAGGGGTAA
- a CDS encoding serine hydrolase domain-containing protein: protein MAIWKLALATALLAGCASARVAQEPDVYQTRQPDSVTLEDQQVLFWDDETRSDRFRRMEDYFAGTEVAASPNPREFAAGDPFDADTLARVDTYLAEMNAAGIMVIQDGKIRLEKYRLGFGPQQRWTSFSVAKSFTSTLLGAAVKDGHIASLSDPVTDYLPELAGSAYDGVTVEQVATMTSGVAWDEDYADPDSDVARMLMIAPQEGETQSVTFAKTLTREAPAGEKWLYKTLETNLLGDIVAAATGRSLAAYAKEKIVDPAGFAGNLFWMTDLTGGNVGGCCLSIRLSDYARMGQWAMEGAQPSVPDGWFEKAGGAMVDLGEGRGYGYQWWTYPGDFFGGQGIFGQYITVVPERRMVVAIVSNYRVATGPDLAETRMKLWRTLIAASNTAD, encoded by the coding sequence ATGGCGATTTGGAAACTGGCGCTGGCGACGGCGTTACTGGCGGGATGCGCAAGCGCGCGGGTCGCGCAGGAGCCGGATGTCTACCAGACCCGGCAGCCGGATTCGGTCACGCTGGAAGATCAGCAGGTCCTGTTCTGGGATGACGAAACCCGTTCCGACCGGTTTCGCCGGATGGAGGATTACTTCGCCGGCACCGAAGTCGCCGCTTCGCCGAATCCGCGCGAATTTGCCGCCGGCGATCCGTTCGACGCCGATACCCTCGCCAGGGTCGATACTTATCTTGCGGAAATGAATGCCGCCGGGATCATGGTGATCCAGGACGGCAAGATCCGGCTGGAGAAATACCGCCTGGGGTTCGGGCCGCAACAGCGCTGGACCAGCTTTTCCGTGGCCAAGAGCTTCACGTCCACCCTGCTCGGCGCGGCGGTGAAGGATGGGCACATTGCCAGCCTGTCCGATCCCGTGACCGATTACCTGCCCGAACTGGCCGGCAGCGCCTATGACGGGGTGACCGTGGAACAGGTCGCGACGATGACGTCCGGCGTGGCATGGGACGAGGATTACGCCGATCCCGACAGCGATGTCGCACGGATGCTGATGATCGCGCCGCAGGAAGGGGAAACCCAGTCGGTTACCTTTGCGAAGACCCTGACGCGTGAGGCGCCGGCGGGCGAGAAGTGGCTCTACAAGACGCTGGAAACGAACCTGCTGGGCGATATCGTCGCCGCGGCAACCGGGCGTTCGCTGGCCGCCTATGCGAAGGAAAAGATCGTCGACCCAGCCGGGTTCGCCGGCAACCTGTTCTGGATGACCGACCTTACCGGCGGCAACGTGGGCGGATGCTGCCTGTCGATCCGGCTTTCGGACTATGCACGCATGGGCCAGTGGGCGATGGAAGGTGCGCAGCCTTCGGTGCCCGATGGGTGGTTCGAGAAAGCCGGCGGCGCGATGGTCGATCTGGGCGAGGGGCGCGGATACGGATATCAGTGGTGGACTTACCCCGGCGACTTCTTCGGCGGGCAGGGCATTTTCGGGCAATACATCACCGTCGTCCCCGAACGGCGCATGGTCGTGGCGATCGTTTCGAACTATCGCGTCGCGACTGGCCCGGATCTGGCCGAAACGCGCATGAAACTGTGGCGAACGCTGATTGCGGCCAGCAACACGGCGGATTGA
- a CDS encoding PilZ domain-containing protein, whose product MSADTSDLYSIAAQEDRCAPRTKLTIPAQLRVSGNHAFQTVVHDLSVSGFSAAAINRLHPGQLCWLTLPGLGALQAEVIWWDNCQVGCSFAELLSPVVHDNIVARYQSGTLPRSVC is encoded by the coding sequence ATGTCGGCCGATACTTCCGACCTCTATTCGATCGCTGCCCAGGAAGATCGCTGCGCGCCGCGGACGAAGCTGACCATCCCCGCGCAATTGCGCGTTTCGGGCAATCACGCGTTTCAAACGGTGGTGCACGATCTATCGGTATCCGGCTTCTCCGCCGCCGCGATCAACCGCCTGCATCCGGGGCAGCTATGCTGGCTGACCCTGCCCGGCCTGGGCGCGCTGCAGGCGGAAGTGATCTGGTGGGACAATTGCCAGGTCGGCTGTTCGTTCGCCGAACTGCTCAGCCCGGTCGTGCACGACAACATCGTTGCCCGTTACCAAAGCGGTACCCTGCCCCGCAGCGTGTGCTGA
- a CDS encoding SDR family NAD(P)-dependent oxidoreductase — protein sequence MADDKPLEGRVALVTGASRGIGAATAIALADQGAHVILTGREVRALEGVEDAIHGAGGNATIAPLDLSEQDGIARLATAIAGRWDKLDILVISAAYLPTLTPVTQIDPKQFAQAVTTNLLATQALIAAFDPLLKRSGQARVIGLTSSVGSEPRAFWAGYGSTKAAFESLLDSYAEEVRKLGDIRVAIVDPGATRTAMRAKAYPGEDPATVKEPAVVGERIAALVGEDFPTRHRERVVNPA from the coding sequence ATGGCCGACGACAAGCCTCTCGAAGGGCGCGTTGCCCTCGTCACCGGTGCGAGCCGCGGGATCGGTGCCGCAACGGCGATCGCGCTGGCCGATCAGGGTGCGCACGTGATCCTGACCGGGCGCGAAGTGCGCGCGCTGGAAGGTGTGGAAGATGCGATCCACGGTGCCGGCGGCAACGCGACGATCGCGCCGCTCGACCTGTCGGAACAGGATGGGATCGCGCGCCTCGCCACTGCCATTGCAGGCCGGTGGGACAAGCTCGATATCCTGGTCATTTCCGCAGCTTATCTGCCCACGCTAACGCCGGTTACGCAGATCGACCCCAAGCAGTTCGCTCAGGCGGTCACGACCAACCTGCTGGCCACCCAGGCGCTGATCGCAGCCTTCGATCCGCTGTTGAAGCGCAGCGGCCAGGCGCGCGTGATCGGCCTGACCAGCAGCGTCGGCAGCGAACCGCGGGCGTTCTGGGCCGGTTACGGCTCGACCAAGGCAGCATTCGAATCCCTGCTCGACAGTTATGCGGAGGAAGTCCGCAAACTGGGCGATATCCGGGTGGCCATCGTCGATCCGGGCGCGACGCGCACCGCCATGCGGGCCAAGGCCTATCCGGGTGAAGACCCGGCCACGGTCAAGGAGCCGGCTGTCGTGGGTGAGCGAATCGCAGCCCTTGTGGGCGAGGATTTCCCCACCCGCCACCGCGAGCGTGTGGTAAATCCGGCTTAA
- the purF gene encoding amidophosphoribosyltransferase, whose protein sequence is MNLTHPFRDEDGDKLREECGVFGAINAADATAATALGLHALQHRGQEAAGITSFDGNEFYQRRGIGQVAENFSSSEAIAELPGFMAAGHVRYSTTGGSGLRNIQPLYADLASGGFSVAHNGNISNAGTLRQELVRKGAIFQSTSDTEVIIHLVATSRYPTMSDRLIDALRLIEGAYALIVMTPEGMIACRDPLGIRPLVMGKMGDATVFASETVAFDVVGAEFVRQVEPGELIKVDFDGNVDSLHPFGNHSPRPCIFEHVYFSRPDSIFDGRSVYAARKAIGEQLAIENPVDVDLVVPVPDSGVPAAIGYAQQSGVPFELGIIRSHYVGRTFIQPSDGARHSSVKRKHNANRALVEGKRIVLIDDSIVRGTTSMKIVEMMREAGATEVHFRVASPPTAHSCFYGVDTPERSKLLAARMEIEPMREFIKADSLAFVSIDGLYRAVGHEPRDPACPSFCDACFTGDYPTPLTDLVNREHRDAQLSFDKVA, encoded by the coding sequence ATGAACCTCACCCACCCGTTCCGCGACGAGGACGGCGACAAGCTCCGCGAGGAGTGCGGCGTCTTCGGCGCGATCAATGCAGCCGATGCCACGGCGGCAACCGCGCTGGGCCTGCACGCCCTGCAACATCGCGGGCAGGAAGCTGCCGGCATAACCAGTTTCGACGGCAACGAATTCTATCAGCGCCGGGGAATCGGCCAGGTGGCCGAAAACTTCTCCTCCAGCGAAGCGATCGCGGAACTGCCCGGCTTCATGGCCGCGGGCCACGTGCGCTATTCCACCACCGGTGGATCGGGCCTGCGCAATATTCAGCCGCTCTATGCCGATCTGGCCAGCGGCGGTTTTTCGGTCGCGCACAACGGCAATATCTCGAATGCCGGAACCCTGCGGCAGGAACTGGTCCGCAAGGGAGCGATCTTCCAGTCGACATCCGATACCGAGGTGATCATCCACCTCGTCGCGACCAGCCGCTATCCGACGATGAGCGACCGGCTGATCGATGCCCTGCGGTTGATCGAAGGCGCCTACGCGCTGATCGTGATGACGCCGGAAGGCATGATTGCCTGCCGCGATCCGCTGGGCATTCGCCCGCTGGTAATGGGCAAGATGGGCGATGCCACGGTCTTCGCCAGCGAAACGGTGGCGTTCGACGTCGTCGGCGCTGAGTTCGTCCGCCAGGTCGAACCGGGCGAACTGATCAAGGTCGATTTCGACGGCAACGTCGATTCGCTGCATCCCTTCGGCAATCACAGCCCACGCCCGTGCATTTTCGAACACGTCTATTTCAGCCGGCCCGATTCGATCTTCGATGGACGCAGCGTCTATGCCGCGCGCAAGGCGATTGGCGAACAGCTCGCGATTGAAAACCCGGTCGATGTTGATCTGGTCGTGCCAGTGCCCGACAGCGGCGTGCCCGCGGCAATCGGCTATGCCCAGCAATCGGGGGTGCCGTTCGAACTGGGCATCATCCGTTCGCACTATGTCGGCCGCACGTTCATCCAGCCGAGCGACGGCGCCCGCCATTCCAGTGTGAAGCGCAAGCACAACGCCAATCGCGCGCTGGTGGAAGGCAAGCGGATCGTGCTGATCGACGATTCGATCGTGCGCGGGACGACCAGCATGAAAATCGTCGAGATGATGCGCGAAGCCGGCGCGACCGAGGTTCACTTTCGCGTCGCCAGCCCGCCCACGGCGCATTCGTGCTTCTATGGCGTCGATACCCCCGAACGGTCCAAGCTGCTCGCCGCGCGGATGGAGATCGAGCCGATGCGCGAATTCATCAAGGCCGACAGCCTGGCCTTCGTTTCGATCGACGGCCTCTATCGCGCGGTCGGGCATGAACCGCGCGATCCCGCCTGCCCTTCATTCTGCGACGCCTGCTTTACCGGCGACTATCCCACGCCGCTGACCGATCTCGTCAATCGCGAGCATCGCGATGCCCAGCTTTCATTCGACAAGGTTGCCTGA
- a CDS encoding lipoprotein-releasing ABC transporter permease subunit: protein MVLSLFERTIARRYLLPGKSEAFIALVAGISVGVVMLSVAMLVIVMSVMNGFRAELLDKIVGLNGHAIVQGYGERIDNWESVLQDVRKTPGVVKASPLIEKGLAVNYNGRYLGVLVRGNTQDAIDSLGPNLVAGNLSQLKAGGKNVALGARLAESLGVRVGDTITLINFEGRTTPFGTMPRQVGYKVAAVFEVGIYDYDQKFVVMPMQDAQQLLLMGDSVGMIEIKTTDADKVEEILEPIRRQLEGRAVINTWKTINSTLFEALQVERVAMFFALSFMVLVAAFNILSSLVMLVRAKTRDIAIMRTMGATRRSLLKIFVTTGFTVGALGTVAGLVLGFLVLAFRQQIVKVIEVVTGQNLWDPSIRFLSTLPARVDPLEIAGIVALALVLSFLATLYPAFKASSTDPVQVLRYE from the coding sequence TTGGTACTTTCCCTTTTCGAACGAACGATCGCCAGGCGTTACCTGCTGCCGGGCAAGAGCGAGGCGTTCATCGCGCTGGTCGCCGGCATCAGCGTGGGCGTGGTCATGCTCTCGGTCGCGATGCTGGTGATCGTGATGAGCGTGATGAACGGTTTCCGGGCCGAGCTGCTGGACAAGATCGTGGGGCTGAACGGCCATGCGATCGTGCAGGGTTATGGGGAGCGGATCGATAACTGGGAAAGCGTGCTGCAGGATGTCCGCAAGACGCCGGGCGTGGTCAAGGCCTCGCCGCTGATCGAGAAGGGTTTGGCGGTAAACTACAACGGGCGTTACCTCGGTGTTCTCGTGCGCGGCAACACGCAGGATGCAATCGATTCGCTGGGGCCCAATCTGGTTGCCGGCAACCTTTCCCAATTGAAGGCGGGCGGAAAGAACGTGGCACTGGGCGCGCGGCTGGCGGAAAGCCTTGGCGTGCGAGTCGGTGACACGATCACCCTGATCAACTTCGAAGGCCGCACGACGCCCTTCGGCACGATGCCGCGGCAGGTCGGCTACAAGGTGGCGGCCGTGTTCGAGGTGGGGATTTACGATTACGACCAGAAATTCGTCGTCATGCCGATGCAGGATGCGCAGCAATTGCTGCTGATGGGCGATTCGGTCGGCATGATCGAGATCAAGACGACCGATGCCGACAAGGTGGAGGAAATCCTCGAACCGATCCGCCGCCAGCTGGAAGGGCGGGCGGTGATCAACACCTGGAAGACGATCAATTCGACATTGTTCGAGGCACTGCAGGTCGAACGGGTGGCGATGTTTTTCGCCTTGAGTTTCATGGTTCTGGTCGCGGCCTTCAACATTCTTTCCAGCCTGGTGATGCTGGTCCGCGCGAAAACGCGCGACATCGCGATCATGCGCACGATGGGCGCCACCCGGCGCAGCCTGCTCAAGATCTTCGTCACGACCGGGTTCACGGTCGGCGCGCTGGGCACGGTCGCGGGGCTGGTGCTCGGCTTCCTGGTGCTCGCCTTCCGCCAGCAGATCGTGAAAGTGATCGAAGTCGTCACCGGCCAGAACCTGTGGGACCCGTCGATCCGCTTCCTTTCCACCTTGCCCGCGCGGGTCGATCCGCTGGAGATTGCCGGGATCGTCGCGCTGGCGCTGGTGCTCAGCTTCCTTGCCACGCTCTATCCCGCATTCAAGGCGTCCAGTACCGATCCCGTGCAGGTGTTGCGTTATGAGTGA
- a CDS encoding ABC transporter ATP-binding protein: protein MSEPVVRLAGLSRSFQQGGVSIDVLRGIDLEIAPGEIVALLGPSGSGKSTMLQAVGLLEGGFGGTIEIAGTKASALPSDGRTRVRREHLGFVYQFHHLLPDFNAEENVILPQLVAGKGRDEAAERARELLTALGLAQRLDHRPSQLSGGEQQRVAVARALANRPTLVLADEPTGNLDEHTADGVLEQFLGLVRGEGSAALVATHNERLAAKMDRVLRLHEGLLE from the coding sequence ATGAGTGAGCCCGTCGTCCGCCTCGCCGGTCTTTCGCGCAGCTTCCAGCAGGGCGGTGTCAGCATCGACGTGCTCCGCGGAATCGATCTGGAAATCGCCCCCGGCGAAATCGTCGCCCTGCTCGGCCCTTCGGGTTCGGGCAAGTCGACGATGCTGCAGGCGGTCGGCCTGCTCGAAGGGGGCTTCGGCGGAACGATAGAGATCGCGGGGACGAAAGCCAGCGCCCTGCCATCCGATGGGCGCACCCGCGTCAGGCGCGAGCATCTCGGCTTCGTCTATCAGTTCCACCATCTCCTGCCCGATTTCAATGCGGAGGAGAACGTGATCCTGCCGCAGCTCGTCGCCGGCAAGGGGCGTGACGAAGCGGCGGAGCGCGCGCGCGAGCTGCTGACGGCGCTCGGCCTGGCGCAGCGGCTCGACCACCGGCCCAGCCAGCTTTCGGGCGGCGAGCAGCAGCGCGTTGCCGTGGCCCGCGCGCTGGCCAACCGGCCGACGCTGGTGCTTGCCGACGAGCCGACCGGCAATCTGGACGAACACACGGCGGACGGCGTGCTCGAACAATTCCTCGGCCTGGTTCGGGGGGAGGGGAGCGCGGCGCTGGTCGCTACGCACAACGAACGCCTCGCCGCGAAGATGGATCGGGTCCTGCGCCTGCACGAGGGGCTGCTGGAATAG
- a CDS encoding glutathione peroxidase — MTTIADFTVAANNGAPIDLKDKVGKVLLIVNTASQCGFTPQYEGLEALYRTYGDRGFEVLGFPCNQFGGQEPGDADEIAQFCQVNFGVSFPLMAKIEVNGEGASPLFDWLKREAPGLMGSKAVKWNFTKFLIDRDGQVVRRYGPTDRPEKLAADIEALL, encoded by the coding sequence ATGACCACGATCGCCGATTTCACCGTCGCTGCCAACAATGGCGCGCCGATCGACCTGAAGGACAAGGTCGGGAAAGTCCTGCTGATCGTGAACACCGCGAGCCAGTGCGGCTTCACCCCGCAGTATGAAGGGCTGGAGGCGCTGTATCGCACCTATGGCGATCGCGGGTTCGAAGTGCTGGGCTTCCCCTGCAACCAGTTCGGCGGGCAGGAGCCGGGCGATGCCGATGAGATCGCGCAATTCTGTCAGGTCAATTTCGGCGTCAGCTTTCCGCTGATGGCAAAGATCGAGGTGAATGGCGAAGGCGCCTCGCCGCTGTTCGACTGGCTGAAACGCGAAGCGCCCGGCCTGATGGGGTCCAAAGCGGTCAAGTGGAACTTCACCAAGTTCCTGATCGACCGCGATGGGCAGGTCGTGCGCCGCTATGGTCCGACCGACAGGCCGGAGAAGTTGGCCGCCGATATCGAGGCGCTGCTCTAG